The following proteins are encoded in a genomic region of Sulfoacidibacillus ferrooxidans:
- a CDS encoding type I restriction-modification system subunit M yields the protein MNDLQQKQLGATLWGIADKLRGAMNADDFRDYMLSFLFLRYLSDNYEEAVKKELGSDYLQCEEEIKQIAVSVNQYDAINALKEQITNYFNKQQLEIKVKKTVIEEHEALLESKKLTPLVVWYIHNLDQVATFEKQMRRKVHFVIKPHYLWSNIYELARTQNKYLLKNLQSGFKFIENESFDSTFRGLFSEVNLDSDKLGKNYELRNATLCSIITAVAEGLSEFPNESDILGDAYEYLIGQFAAGSGKKAGEFYTPQQISTILSRIVTLDSQDPSSGKKKHLKNVLDFACGSGSLLINVRKQLGANSIGQIYGQEKNITTYNLARMNMLLHGLKDSEFKIFHGDSLLNDWDILNEMNPAKKLECDAVVANPPFSYRWEPNDTLSEDFRFKSYGLAPKSAADFAFLLHGFHFLSDEGTMAIILPHGVLFRGGAEEKIRTKLLKDGNIDTIIGLPANLFFSTGIPVCILVLKKCKKFDDVLFINASEYYDRGKRQNVLLPEHIDKIVDTYQYRKEDDKKYSRRVSMEEIKKNDYNLNISRYVSTAAEEEIVNLADVKKNLDDIEDAIIKAKAKHNQFLKELGLPELP from the coding sequence GGGGTATCGCCGATAAACTGCGTGGTGCTATGAATGCGGATGACTTCCGTGATTATATGTTGTCCTTTCTCTTCTTGCGCTATCTCTCCGATAATTATGAGGAAGCCGTAAAAAAAGAGCTTGGAAGTGATTATTTACAATGTGAAGAGGAAATAAAACAAATCGCCGTTTCAGTTAATCAATATGATGCTATTAACGCATTGAAAGAACAAATAACAAACTACTTTAATAAACAGCAATTAGAGATCAAGGTAAAAAAGACTGTAATCGAAGAACATGAGGCATTGCTGGAAAGTAAAAAGTTGACCCCTCTTGTTGTTTGGTATATTCACAATTTAGACCAAGTGGCTACGTTTGAAAAGCAAATGCGCCGTAAGGTTCATTTTGTAATTAAGCCACACTATCTCTGGAGTAATATATATGAATTGGCTCGTACACAAAACAAGTATCTTCTGAAAAACTTGCAATCAGGTTTCAAATTTATAGAAAATGAATCCTTTGATAGCACGTTTCGCGGATTATTCTCAGAGGTTAACCTTGACTCTGATAAACTTGGAAAAAATTATGAATTACGGAATGCAACGCTTTGTTCAATAATAACTGCTGTTGCAGAAGGATTATCGGAGTTCCCCAATGAAAGTGATATTTTAGGCGATGCCTATGAATACTTGATAGGGCAATTTGCAGCTGGTTCAGGTAAAAAGGCAGGTGAGTTTTATACGCCCCAGCAAATTTCAACCATCCTTTCTCGCATAGTAACTCTTGACAGCCAAGACCCTAGCTCAGGCAAAAAGAAACATCTCAAAAACGTGCTGGACTTTGCGTGTGGCTCCGGCTCGCTTCTAATTAATGTTAGAAAGCAGCTCGGTGCTAATAGTATCGGTCAGATATATGGACAGGAAAAGAATATCACAACGTATAACCTTGCTCGGATGAATATGCTTTTACATGGGCTTAAAGATTCTGAGTTTAAAATTTTCCACGGGGATTCACTGCTAAATGATTGGGATATTCTTAATGAAATGAACCCGGCAAAAAAGTTGGAATGTGATGCAGTAGTAGCCAATCCACCTTTCAGCTACCGTTGGGAGCCTAATGACACTCTGTCAGAGGATTTCCGCTTTAAAAGCTATGGCCTTGCACCTAAATCAGCGGCCGACTTTGCATTTTTACTTCATGGATTTCACTTCTTAAGTGATGAGGGAACAATGGCAATCATCTTGCCTCATGGTGTTCTGTTCCGTGGTGGAGCGGAGGAGAAAATCAGAACAAAGCTACTGAAGGATGGGAATATTGATACGATTATTGGTTTACCGGCTAACCTGTTTTTCTCAACAGGTATTCCGGTTTGTATTCTTGTGCTTAAGAAGTGCAAAAAATTTGATGACGTGCTGTTTATCAACGCAAGTGAGTACTATGACAGGGGTAAACGGCAAAATGTTCTTTTGCCGGAACATATCGATAAAATAGTCGACACATATCAATATCGAAAAGAAGATGACAAAAAGTATTCTCGCCGCGTCTCCATGGAAGAAATCAAGAAGAACGACTATAATCTGAATATATCACGATATGTGAGCACGGCTGCAGAAGAGGAAATCGTCAACCTTGCAGATGTGAAAAAGAATTTGGATGACATTGAGGATGCTATTATTAAGGCAAAGGCCAAGCATAATCAATTTTTAAAAGAGCTTGGTTTACCTGAGTTGCCATAA
- a CDS encoding phospholipase D family protein — MEVHFRSVRRKRIGSKFKTLWTKSKANRLKSLNKEILEAVKKLQRAYYGYDPVVSTFNNTQLISNIDLICRAFSISLTRPNNKDYILSKLSGASYGIYPNDRKVIFIEKNLHIGNEVSYWDNKGHSSFYFCSYRSSPYLLIRHKHGMSVMNATEEVLESIQKMYIEELGFHLVKDKVSILVKDDRAYYKVEVDAEFTNPKWDDLSVDEQAWFNDQWEHLNSFDGGLDDNSPMFFGNDRPYTAYKHIRRLFKRTTKELFVIDPYINEDVFSMFEIIPASVMIRLITSNYQGDSLVIAKRFRRERGNFDFRKSRKLHDRYLFCDNHCYLFGSSLNNFGSLPTTIVPIHDKELGDSVMEYFDSMWNECSEIK; from the coding sequence ATGGAAGTTCACTTTAGAAGTGTACGTAGGAAACGTATTGGTTCAAAGTTTAAAACACTGTGGACAAAGTCTAAGGCTAATCGTTTAAAATCACTAAATAAGGAAATTTTAGAAGCAGTAAAAAAACTCCAACGTGCCTATTACGGATACGATCCGGTTGTATCAACATTTAATAATACACAGCTTATTTCTAACATTGACCTTATATGCAGGGCTTTTTCAATATCGCTAACTAGACCGAACAATAAAGATTACATTCTCTCAAAGCTTTCTGGAGCCAGTTATGGAATTTACCCGAATGATCGGAAGGTAATTTTCATAGAAAAGAATTTGCATATTGGGAATGAAGTTAGTTACTGGGATAATAAAGGCCATTCAAGTTTCTATTTTTGTTCCTATAGGAGCTCTCCATATTTGCTGATACGTCATAAGCACGGAATGAGCGTCATGAACGCTACGGAAGAAGTTCTGGAATCGATACAAAAAATGTACATTGAGGAATTAGGTTTTCATCTTGTTAAGGATAAAGTATCCATTTTAGTGAAAGATGATCGTGCATATTACAAAGTTGAAGTGGATGCCGAGTTTACAAATCCTAAATGGGATGACTTATCTGTCGATGAACAGGCTTGGTTTAATGACCAATGGGAACACCTTAACAGCTTCGATGGAGGGTTAGATGATAACTCTCCGATGTTTTTCGGAAATGATCGTCCTTATACCGCATATAAACACATACGTCGACTGTTCAAACGAACAACAAAAGAACTATTTGTTATTGACCCTTATATCAACGAGGATGTATTTTCAATGTTTGAAATCATCCCCGCTTCTGTGATGATTAGGCTTATCACTTCAAACTATCAAGGTGACAGTTTAGTAATAGCAAAGCGATTTCGAAGGGAACGCGGAAATTTTGATTTTCGAAAGTCTAGAAAATTACATGACCGATATCTGTTTTGTGATAATCATTGTTATTTATTTGGATCTTCTTTAAACAATTTTGGCTCACTTCCGACAACAATTGTTCCAATTCACGATAAGGAACTAGGAGATTCGGTTATGGAGTATTTCGATTCCATGTGGAACGAATGTTCGGAAATAAAGTAA
- a CDS encoding Eco57I restriction-modification methylase domain-containing protein, with translation MLNTQDPIFQKLHGAVYTNPEVVNLILDLVGYTPHKPLHIQRLLDPSAGDGAFLVQAVSRLLSSYKLHTGSIEGASIALSSCVRGIEINPDAQRMCRINLTTVMMNHGLSLMEITQLLDKWLICEDFLLWNRDLLFHDDCEHSRFEYVIGNPPYVRQELIPDEKMSLYRSLYSTIYDRADLYVPFIQHSLELLNANGALSFICADRFMRNRYGKRLREFIVSNYQLKYIIDVHKTSPFADDVSAYPAIFVISDTDSDESVHVLSMEKVDEGSCDKARRILLNGEKPSNNDEIASHQFQHWVTGDAPWILESSDHHRVLRKMEEAHPLIEDDTHGIKIGIGVATGADRVYIVNPEAQKLDIELELLVPIVTTRDITSGEIRWGGNYVINPFLSDGSLIDLGEYPKLKRYFDIHGEIVRGRNVAKKSEKKWYRTIDRIYPELVGTPKLLIPDVKADNHIVKDDGHFYPHHNLYYVLPGAWDIDALRAVLLSSVVRFFIWSYAVKMRGDFLRYQAQYLRRIHLPALKSITDAQLRTLRNPDLIADREGLDRVVSETYGLTASDLQVIRKTVV, from the coding sequence TTGCTCAATACTCAAGACCCTATTTTTCAAAAACTTCACGGAGCCGTTTACACCAATCCCGAAGTAGTAAATTTGATACTCGATCTTGTTGGATATACGCCTCACAAACCACTTCACATTCAACGTCTTCTCGACCCTTCCGCAGGAGACGGAGCCTTTTTAGTTCAAGCTGTATCAAGACTACTATCATCTTACAAATTGCACACCGGAAGCATTGAAGGAGCTTCTATAGCCTTGTCTTCTTGCGTTCGCGGAATTGAAATAAATCCTGACGCTCAAAGAATGTGCAGAATAAATCTAACCACCGTTATGATGAATCATGGTCTGTCACTGATGGAGATTACTCAATTACTAGATAAATGGCTGATATGTGAGGACTTTTTACTCTGGAACAGGGACTTATTGTTTCACGATGATTGTGAGCATTCTAGGTTTGAATATGTAATTGGAAATCCTCCATATGTCCGGCAAGAACTCATCCCAGATGAGAAAATGAGCCTCTATAGGTCACTGTATTCAACTATTTATGATCGAGCAGACTTGTATGTTCCATTCATTCAGCACAGCTTAGAACTTCTAAATGCGAACGGAGCACTATCGTTTATTTGTGCCGACCGCTTTATGCGGAACCGTTATGGGAAACGTCTGAGAGAGTTTATTGTCTCGAATTATCAACTCAAATACATCATTGATGTACACAAGACAAGCCCCTTCGCAGACGACGTATCAGCTTATCCCGCTATTTTTGTAATTTCCGATACTGATAGTGATGAATCAGTTCATGTACTTTCTATGGAAAAAGTTGATGAAGGTTCCTGTGACAAGGCTCGAAGAATTTTGCTTAATGGTGAAAAACCGTCCAACAACGATGAAATTGCATCTCATCAATTCCAACACTGGGTGACTGGCGATGCGCCCTGGATTCTTGAATCATCTGACCATCATCGGGTCTTGCGAAAAATGGAAGAAGCTCATCCTCTAATCGAGGATGACACACACGGCATAAAAATAGGTATTGGTGTAGCAACAGGTGCCGACCGAGTATATATCGTTAATCCTGAAGCACAAAAACTCGACATTGAGTTAGAATTACTTGTTCCTATTGTGACTACACGCGACATTACTAGTGGAGAGATACGATGGGGTGGCAATTACGTTATCAACCCTTTCTTGTCCGACGGCTCCCTCATTGATTTAGGCGAGTATCCAAAATTGAAGAGGTACTTTGATATACATGGAGAAATTGTAAGAGGACGAAACGTGGCAAAGAAATCAGAGAAAAAATGGTACAGAACGATAGATCGAATTTATCCAGAACTTGTTGGAACGCCGAAGCTTCTGATACCTGACGTAAAAGCAGATAACCACATCGTGAAAGATGATGGGCATTTTTACCCGCATCACAATTTGTACTATGTTTTGCCGGGTGCATGGGACATTGATGCCCTGCGTGCCGTCCTACTTTCATCAGTGGTTAGGTTTTTTATCTGGTCTTATGCAGTTAAGATGCGTGGCGATTTTTTGAGGTATCAAGCCCAATACCTGCGCCGTATACATCTTCCTGCTCTTAAATCAATAACCGATGCGCAACTTCGCACGCTTAGAAATCCTGATTTGATTGCAGATAGAGAAGGACTGGATCGAGTCGTCTCGGAGACATATGGATTGACAGCTTCGGATTTACAAGTCATACGAAAAACCGTCGTTTGA
- a CDS encoding PaeR7I family type II restriction endonuclease produces MDIFIPSKEELEHRTNEAISFFWTTRTSQRDKNSEGNVQNQGTRGSVTGGKQLNGFLKVLRWILTQNGVLDEEIFTSGKLELPGFYRPSKQWDLVVIRKQPSGGKRLIAAIELKSQVGSFGNNFNNRTEEAMGSSLDILTAYREGAFGDSAPSPWLGYLMVLEESLKSTVPVRVAEPHFKVFNEFRDTSYAKRYELFCKKLLLERNYTAAAFLMSNQEAAAYGGYSEPASDLTMHSFVRSLVGHIIGS; encoded by the coding sequence TTGGACATCTTTATTCCATCAAAAGAAGAATTAGAGCACCGAACCAACGAAGCCATTTCATTTTTCTGGACTACTCGTACGTCGCAGCGGGATAAAAACAGCGAGGGGAACGTGCAAAATCAAGGCACGCGAGGCTCTGTCACAGGTGGAAAGCAACTCAATGGTTTTCTCAAAGTCCTACGATGGATACTTACGCAAAATGGGGTCTTGGATGAGGAAATATTCACATCAGGCAAACTGGAACTGCCGGGATTTTACCGACCTTCGAAGCAATGGGATTTGGTCGTCATCCGTAAGCAACCCTCTGGAGGAAAACGCCTAATCGCAGCCATTGAATTGAAATCACAAGTCGGCTCATTCGGTAATAATTTCAACAACCGCACCGAAGAAGCTATGGGTAGTTCATTAGACATTCTAACCGCCTACCGCGAAGGTGCGTTCGGTGATTCTGCTCCTTCGCCATGGTTGGGTTATCTGATGGTTTTAGAAGAATCATTGAAGTCTACCGTGCCCGTGCGAGTTGCAGAACCGCATTTCAAAGTATTTAATGAGTTTAGGGACACATCCTACGCAAAACGGTATGAATTGTTCTGCAAAAAGCTGTTATTGGAGCGCAACTACACAGCCGCAGCATTTTTGATGTCTAACCAAGAAGCCGCAGCCTATGGAGGGTACAGTGAACCCGCTAGTGATTTAACGATGCACAGCTTTGTGCGTTCTTTGGTTGGGCATATTATTGGTTCGTGA